Proteins from a genomic interval of Sphingobacterium lactis:
- a CDS encoding ABC transporter permease has product MFKIAWRNIRKNTAFSATNILGLAIGMAGAILIALWLQNMLTMDRFHEKLDRIYAMSNRDFNGGKDWAWRATPRIMLPTLLSDFPEIETGTRYSTDLTPLVSYKEKRLNTGTAFVDSGFFHMFSFPIVKGQKNKLLTDAKTTVITEKFATKLFGNENPIGKIIKLDSLDQVTVQAVIKDLPANTTMGFDMLLSWEYAKKIGYFDDNWNNNSTETFILLKPESNLAQFNKKVELITQRHANVGEIIIKNTLKVFASPFSKRFLYDNGEGGDFYSGRIQLVRLFAWIGVFILAVACINYMNLSTAKSEKRAKEVAVRKVVGARRSQLILQFIIESVLISLIALVAAILLVILILPAFNSLVAKNLEISVLSVQTWLYLIAFAVFTGVLAGIYPAFFLSAFTPAKTLKGSLTTGRNKFTMRSALVVLQFVFAIILIISTIVVSKQIQHTKDRERGYNENGLAYTNMVGDIGKNYLNIRNELLASGAVESVSKNLSPITEVYSTSWAFQWPGSTEEDKRISFIRYSSEADAVKTMKMTLVAGRDIDIYTYPTDSTAMLLTETAVKTMRLKNPIGATVKNSFMSFTVVGVVKDFILSSPFDTAEPLVIEGPATSFSTVHYRLNPVHSTEQNLKTIESIFKKFNPEYPFEYRFVDKQYENKFREAQSIGTLSKLFAGLTIFISCLGLLALIAYIAEKRTKEIAVRKVLGAKVSQIASMLSMDFIKLIILALVIASPLAWWMMHAWLNEYSYRIEISWVYFVVAGLAAIIISLLTIGYQAWKAAIANPVVGLKDE; this is encoded by the coding sequence ATGTTCAAGATTGCCTGGAGAAATATTAGAAAGAATACGGCCTTTTCGGCAACCAATATATTGGGTTTGGCGATTGGTATGGCCGGTGCCATATTGATTGCGCTTTGGCTGCAGAATATGCTGACTATGGATAGGTTTCACGAGAAACTTGACCGCATTTATGCCATGTCCAATCGGGATTTCAATGGCGGCAAAGATTGGGCTTGGCGAGCAACACCACGGATCATGTTGCCTACCCTCCTGTCTGATTTTCCTGAAATTGAAACCGGAACACGCTATTCTACAGATCTGACCCCGCTGGTCAGCTACAAAGAGAAACGCTTGAATACCGGAACGGCGTTTGTCGATTCAGGATTTTTCCATATGTTTTCATTTCCCATTGTAAAAGGGCAGAAAAATAAATTGCTTACGGATGCAAAGACGACAGTAATCACGGAAAAATTCGCCACGAAGCTTTTCGGAAATGAGAACCCCATCGGTAAGATCATTAAACTCGACTCCTTGGACCAGGTGACTGTGCAAGCTGTCATAAAGGATCTTCCCGCCAATACCACCATGGGTTTTGATATGCTCCTTTCATGGGAATACGCAAAGAAAATAGGGTATTTCGATGATAATTGGAACAATAACAGCACCGAGACATTTATCCTGTTGAAACCGGAGAGTAACCTTGCACAATTCAATAAAAAAGTGGAGCTGATCACGCAACGGCATGCCAATGTCGGGGAAATTATCATAAAGAATACACTGAAAGTTTTTGCCAGTCCTTTTTCAAAGCGGTTTCTTTACGATAATGGTGAGGGAGGGGATTTCTACAGTGGAAGAATTCAATTGGTCCGGTTATTCGCCTGGATAGGTGTTTTCATTCTCGCTGTGGCCTGCATCAATTACATGAATCTCAGCACGGCCAAAAGTGAGAAAAGAGCAAAAGAAGTCGCGGTACGGAAAGTAGTAGGTGCCAGGCGGTCTCAACTGATCCTCCAGTTTATCATCGAAAGTGTACTCATCAGCTTGATAGCGCTGGTTGCTGCCATTCTATTGGTCATCCTGATCCTGCCCGCTTTCAATTCCTTAGTCGCTAAAAATCTGGAAATTTCTGTACTCAGTGTTCAGACCTGGCTGTATTTAATCGCATTTGCCGTATTCACGGGTGTGCTGGCTGGCATCTATCCGGCTTTCTTCCTGTCGGCATTTACACCGGCCAAAACCCTAAAAGGAAGTTTAACCACAGGAAGGAACAAATTTACTATGCGATCGGCCTTGGTCGTTCTGCAATTTGTCTTTGCGATTATCCTCATCATTTCTACCATTGTGGTGAGCAAACAGATACAACATACCAAGGATCGTGAACGTGGATATAATGAAAATGGATTGGCTTATACCAACATGGTGGGGGATATCGGCAAGAATTATTTGAACATTCGGAATGAACTTTTGGCAAGTGGAGCTGTTGAATCGGTTTCCAAGAACTTATCCCCAATTACAGAAGTTTATAGTACGAGTTGGGCCTTTCAATGGCCAGGCAGTACAGAGGAAGACAAGCGTATAAGTTTTATTCGCTATAGTAGCGAAGCTGATGCCGTGAAAACTATGAAAATGACGCTTGTTGCAGGTCGTGATATTGATATCTACACCTACCCGACCGATAGTACGGCGATGCTATTGACCGAGACAGCGGTAAAAACAATGCGTTTAAAAAATCCCATTGGCGCGACTGTAAAAAACAGTTTCATGAGTTTTACAGTCGTTGGTGTTGTTAAGGACTTTATTTTAAGTTCACCATTTGATACCGCAGAGCCTTTGGTTATTGAAGGCCCTGCTACCTCCTTTTCTACGGTACATTACCGGTTAAATCCGGTGCACAGTACCGAACAGAACTTGAAGACGATTGAATCGATATTCAAGAAATTCAATCCGGAATATCCTTTTGAGTACCGGTTTGTAGATAAGCAGTATGAGAATAAATTCCGCGAGGCCCAATCCATTGGTACACTCTCGAAACTTTTCGCTGGCCTGACCATATTTATTTCCTGCCTGGGCCTATTGGCACTGATAGCCTATATCGCGGAAAAGCGGACAAAGGAAATTGCGGTCCGAAAGGTGCTCGGCGCGAAAGTCTCCCAGATTGCTTCCATGCTTTCCATGGACTTTATCAAATTGATTATCCTGGCCTTGGTTATTGCCTCCCCACTGGCATGGTGGATGATGCATGCCTGGTTAAATGAATACTCCTATCGGATTGAAATATCTTGGGTTTATTTTGTGGTTGCCGGATTGGCTGCCATTATCATCAGCCTGCTGACCATTGGATATCAAGCCTGGAAAGCAGCCATAGCAAACCCAGTTGTCGGCCTGAAGGACGAATAG
- a CDS encoding FtsX-like permease family protein, producing the protein MINQLIKNSIRQLRRNPLFSALNILGLTIGISSCWVIYKYVSYEMSYEKGIPQQENVYRLLSHFKTEDRDQLFAGVSRPIYFALQEDPMGLDKVVPYFRKSLMNVTVPEVQQQERKFEEPDWNETAWVETTADFFSMVPYHWLAGNQKTALQEPHQLVLTEKRAKHYFPNSSPEEVIGRTIIYNDTIQRVISGVVANLDFPSEYTGQEFSLVLRTERDNMLQSWGSSNGADKVYFIAKDAATLARSKQRIQAMVDTKWKQIKAENILPFDFTRTMITMPIAESHFATDLEEGDNPKTSKRVVYGLIAVAGFLLLLACINYINLSTAQMPQRYKEIGIRKTLGGSRGSLIAQMMIETGIIVCIASVLSYFVGKIGFIVLGDLISEQVKNYSDPPVVILSLACTLIVTMLLAGLYPSWLISKVNAVEIFRNKGHVTAGSEKINLRKALIVFQFIIAQIFIVGAIIIGQQLHYVINKDMGFKKDAVLLSNIPYKQMIEPGSDNKKMVLADEIRNIPGVLGVTMGDQPISNSYSSNAYAYRPDDGKDLVQKELFRKNIDTSYLQFYGLKLLAGKTPIPADTANGYVINASAMAAFGFKNPTDAVGKFLTQDNLTLPITGVVQDFHTQDFYTKITPLILMYGKGDLQNYSIRLDPDQRKEWPAIIEKIKTAWSVHFPADTFSPVFYDDSIAEFYNKEQQLYKLTNISTAIAILISCLGLFGLATLTAFQRSKEIGIRKVLGASVSGIVAMLSKDFVKMVIIAMLIAAPIVWWACSTWLEGFVYRIEISWTPFILGGLLAVLAAVLTISYQAVKAAKANPVDSLRDE; encoded by the coding sequence ATGATAAACCAATTGATAAAAAACAGCATCCGTCAGCTTCGACGAAATCCCCTATTCAGTGCCTTGAATATCTTGGGGCTAACCATTGGCATCAGTTCCTGTTGGGTGATCTATAAGTATGTAAGTTATGAAATGAGTTATGAGAAAGGTATTCCCCAGCAGGAAAACGTATACCGGTTATTATCTCATTTTAAAACGGAAGATCGGGATCAACTTTTTGCAGGTGTTTCCCGACCTATCTATTTTGCTTTGCAGGAAGATCCCATGGGACTCGATAAGGTGGTTCCCTATTTCAGGAAATCGCTCATGAATGTCACTGTTCCGGAGGTCCAGCAGCAGGAGCGCAAATTTGAGGAACCAGATTGGAACGAAACAGCATGGGTAGAAACTACAGCAGATTTCTTTTCCATGGTGCCTTACCATTGGTTGGCGGGGAATCAGAAAACGGCGCTTCAGGAACCCCATCAATTGGTACTGACTGAAAAGCGCGCGAAACATTACTTCCCCAACAGCAGCCCCGAAGAAGTCATCGGCAGAACCATCATCTATAACGACACCATTCAGCGTGTTATTTCCGGTGTGGTGGCCAATCTAGACTTTCCTTCCGAATATACAGGTCAGGAATTTAGCCTTGTTCTCCGAACAGAGCGGGACAATATGCTGCAGTCTTGGGGTAGCAGCAACGGCGCAGATAAGGTATATTTTATAGCTAAAGATGCGGCTACTCTTGCGCGTTCCAAACAACGGATCCAAGCTATGGTCGATACCAAGTGGAAACAGATCAAGGCAGAGAATATCCTACCTTTTGACTTCACCAGAACGATGATAACCATGCCGATCGCCGAATCCCATTTTGCCACCGACTTGGAGGAAGGTGATAATCCGAAAACAAGCAAGCGTGTGGTCTATGGACTTATTGCCGTTGCCGGTTTTCTGCTGCTGCTTGCCTGTATCAATTACATCAATCTGAGTACCGCACAAATGCCACAGCGCTACAAGGAAATTGGTATCCGCAAGACCCTAGGGGGATCCCGCGGTTCGTTGATCGCACAAATGATGATCGAAACTGGAATTATCGTCTGCATTGCTTCGGTCCTATCCTATTTCGTCGGAAAGATTGGATTTATCGTCCTTGGCGACCTCATCAGCGAGCAGGTGAAGAATTATTCCGATCCACCAGTAGTTATTCTTTCTTTAGCCTGTACATTAATCGTTACAATGCTATTAGCCGGCCTTTATCCTTCCTGGTTGATCAGCAAGGTAAATGCTGTGGAGATCTTCAGAAATAAGGGACATGTGACAGCGGGTAGTGAAAAAATCAATCTTCGGAAAGCACTCATTGTATTCCAATTCATAATTGCCCAGATCTTCATCGTAGGGGCAATAATCATTGGACAGCAACTCCATTACGTGATCAATAAGGATATGGGCTTTAAAAAAGATGCTGTTTTGCTGAGCAATATACCCTATAAGCAAATGATCGAACCGGGATCCGATAATAAAAAAATGGTACTGGCGGACGAGATTCGTAACATTCCAGGTGTGCTAGGAGTTACCATGGGCGATCAACCGATTTCAAATAGTTATAGCTCCAACGCCTATGCTTACCGACCGGATGATGGTAAGGATCTCGTGCAAAAAGAATTATTCCGAAAAAACATCGATACTTCCTACCTGCAGTTCTATGGCCTTAAATTATTGGCGGGTAAAACCCCAATTCCTGCAGATACAGCAAACGGATACGTGATCAATGCGAGTGCGATGGCCGCCTTTGGTTTCAAAAATCCAACGGACGCAGTGGGCAAATTTTTAACGCAGGATAACCTAACCCTTCCCATAACCGGGGTGGTTCAGGATTTCCATACCCAAGATTTCTATACTAAAATTACGCCCCTAATCCTGATGTACGGTAAGGGAGATTTACAAAATTACAGCATTCGCCTCGATCCGGATCAGCGCAAAGAATGGCCAGCGATAATCGAAAAAATAAAAACTGCCTGGAGCGTACATTTCCCGGCGGATACATTCTCTCCTGTTTTCTATGACGACAGCATTGCTGAATTTTACAATAAAGAACAACAGTTGTATAAACTCACCAATATCAGTACGGCAATTGCCATTCTCATCAGTTGCTTAGGCTTGTTCGGACTTGCCACACTGACCGCTTTTCAACGGAGCAAGGAAATTGGTATCCGTAAAGTGTTGGGTGCTTCGGTGAGTGGTATCGTCGCGATGCTATCCAAGGATTTCGTCAAGATGGTCATTATTGCCATGCTCATTGCAGCACCGATTGTTTGGTGGGCATGCAGCACCTGGCTGGAAGGTTTTGTGTACCGCATCGAAATTTCATGGACTCCGTTTATTCTGGGTGGCCTATTGGCCGTGTTGGCAGCGGTACTAACCATCAGTTATCAGGCTGTAAAAGCCGCAAAAGCAAATCCGGTGGACAGTTTAAGAGATGAGTAG